The Planctomycetota bacterium genome includes a window with the following:
- the dnaJ gene encoding molecular chaperone DnaJ, translating to MATQESYYDILGVPRGASADEIKTGYRQCAIKYHPDRNPGDAQAEARFKQCAEAYEVLSDPDKRRRYDQFGKAGLRGTGVHDWQHVDVHDILSMFGDLFGLGDLFGGFGGGRARSGPRAGASLRCTLDLALEDVAKGVAKTLDVRRQEPCEPCKGSGSASGRRGTCKTCGGAGRVQHGGGFFRMVTDCPACGGRGTVVAEPCKACRGRGFVPKKQTIEIQVPAGIEDGQRIRYAGQGDAGEPGAPRGDLYAEVRLEPHPLFERHGRDLVCQAPISFTQAALGADLEVPTLDGPDRISIAPGTQSGDLFRLAGKGLPDVHGYGRGDILVQVVVEVPKRLSRRQEELLRELAATEEKGVLPHRESFLERLAKYLRQGNHHGKKDGKKPKR from the coding sequence ATGGCGACGCAAGAAAGTTATTACGATATTCTCGGAGTCCCGCGCGGCGCCTCGGCCGACGAGATCAAGACCGGCTACCGGCAGTGCGCGATCAAGTACCACCCCGACCGCAACCCCGGCGACGCCCAGGCCGAGGCCCGCTTCAAACAATGTGCCGAGGCCTACGAGGTCCTCTCCGACCCGGACAAGCGCCGGCGGTACGACCAGTTCGGCAAGGCGGGCCTGCGCGGGACAGGCGTCCACGACTGGCAGCACGTGGACGTTCACGACATTCTGTCGATGTTCGGGGACCTCTTCGGGCTGGGGGATCTTTTCGGCGGGTTCGGCGGGGGGCGCGCCCGGTCGGGACCCCGGGCGGGGGCGAGCCTCCGGTGCACGCTGGACCTCGCGCTCGAAGACGTAGCGAAGGGCGTCGCGAAGACGCTCGACGTGCGGCGCCAGGAACCCTGCGAGCCGTGCAAGGGTAGCGGGTCGGCGTCGGGCAGGCGCGGGACGTGCAAGACGTGCGGCGGAGCGGGACGCGTCCAGCACGGCGGCGGGTTCTTCCGCATGGTGACGGATTGCCCGGCGTGCGGCGGGCGCGGGACCGTCGTCGCGGAACCATGCAAGGCGTGCCGCGGCAGAGGGTTCGTCCCGAAGAAGCAGACGATCGAGATTCAGGTTCCCGCGGGGATAGAGGACGGCCAGCGGATCCGCTACGCGGGCCAGGGCGACGCGGGGGAACCCGGGGCGCCGCGCGGCGACCTGTACGCGGAGGTCCGCCTGGAGCCGCACCCCCTGTTTGAGCGGCACGGTCGGGACCTCGTGTGCCAGGCGCCGATCAGTTTCACGCAGGCGGCGCTGGGAGCCGACCTGGAGGTGCCGACGCTCGACGGGCCGGACCGGATTTCGATCGCGCCGGGGACGCAGAGCGGCGACCTGTTTCGCCTGGCGGGCAAGGGGCTGCCCGACGTGCACGGGTATGGCCGCGGCGACATCCTCGTGCAGGTGGTGGTGGAGGTGCCGAAGCGGCTGTCGCGGCGTCAGGAAGAACTGCTCAGGGAACTGGCGGCGACGGAAGAGAAAGGCGTTTTGCCGCACCGCGAG
- the groL gene encoding chaperonin GroEL (60 kDa chaperone family; promotes refolding of misfolded polypeptides especially under stressful conditions; forms two stacked rings of heptamers to form a barrel-shaped 14mer; ends can be capped by GroES; misfolded proteins enter the barrel where they are refolded when GroES binds): MAKQLLYGDDAKRKMAAGIRKLADVVRVTLGPTGRNVILQKSYGGPRVTKDGVTVSKEIELEDKFENMGAKMVNQVASKTGDDAGDGTTTAIVLAQAIYEQGLRHVTAGANPMALKRGIDRAVETAVADMKKQSRPVKGRESITQVATISANNDREIGNLIADAIEKVGHEGVVTVEEGKAMETVLDFTEGMQFDKGYLSPYFITDPQTMRCVLEDALILIHEKKISNLRAMLPLLEKIASGGRPLLIIAEDIEGEVLAALVINRLRGTLKVCAIKAPAFGDRRKAILEDIAVLTGGTFLSEDLGVNLENLELGQLGRAKRLLVDKDSTTIIEGGGKKREIEDRIGQIRRQIEDTTSDYDREKLEERLAKLTHGVAIIRAGGATEAEVKEKKARIEDALHATRAAVEEGIVPGGGVVCLRAIQAVEAAREKAHGDEKLGVDIVVRALEEPMRQIAGNAGRDGSVVVAEAREMPKTHGFNALTGEYGDMVKMGVVDPVKVTRTALQNAASIAALMLTADVMVTELKEDEEEELDSEEAVA, translated from the coding sequence ATGGCGAAGCAACTGCTTTACGGCGACGATGCGAAGCGCAAGATGGCGGCCGGCATCCGCAAACTCGCCGACGTCGTGCGCGTGACCCTCGGCCCGACCGGCCGCAACGTCATCCTCCAGAAGTCCTACGGCGGCCCGCGCGTGACGAAGGACGGCGTCACGGTGTCCAAGGAAATCGAACTCGAAGACAAGTTCGAGAACATGGGCGCCAAGATGGTGAACCAGGTGGCCTCGAAGACGGGCGACGACGCGGGCGACGGGACGACGACGGCCATCGTCCTGGCGCAGGCGATCTATGAGCAGGGCCTGAGGCACGTGACGGCCGGGGCGAACCCGATGGCGCTGAAGCGCGGCATCGACCGGGCGGTTGAGACAGCCGTGGCCGACATGAAGAAACAGAGCCGGCCCGTCAAAGGCCGCGAGTCCATCACCCAGGTCGCCACCATCAGCGCGAACAACGACCGCGAGATCGGAAACCTCATCGCCGACGCCATTGAAAAGGTCGGCCACGAAGGCGTCGTCACGGTCGAAGAAGGCAAGGCCATGGAGACCGTGCTCGACTTCACCGAAGGGATGCAGTTCGACAAAGGGTACCTGAGCCCGTACTTCATCACGGATCCGCAGACGATGCGGTGCGTCCTGGAGGACGCGCTGATTCTGATTCACGAGAAGAAGATCTCGAACCTGCGGGCGATGCTGCCGTTGCTCGAGAAAATCGCGTCGGGCGGCCGGCCGCTTCTCATCATCGCCGAGGACATCGAGGGCGAGGTCCTTGCCGCCCTGGTGATCAACCGGCTGCGCGGCACGCTGAAGGTGTGCGCCATCAAGGCGCCCGCGTTCGGCGACCGGCGCAAGGCGATCCTCGAGGATATCGCGGTGCTGACGGGCGGCACTTTTCTCAGCGAGGACCTCGGGGTGAACCTCGAGAACCTGGAACTGGGGCAACTCGGCCGCGCCAAGCGACTCCTCGTGGACAAGGATTCCACGACGATCATCGAGGGCGGGGGCAAGAAGCGCGAGATTGAGGACCGCATCGGCCAGATCCGCCGGCAGATCGAAGACACCACCAGCGACTACGACCGCGAAAAACTCGAAGAGCGCCTGGCGAAGTTGACGCACGGCGTGGCGATCATCCGGGCCGGCGGGGCCACCGAGGCCGAGGTCAAGGAAAAGAAGGCACGCATCGAGGACGCCCTCCACGCGACCCGGGCGGCCGTCGAGGAAGGCATCGTTCCGGGCGGCGGCGTGGTGTGCCTGCGGGCGATCCAGGCCGTCGAGGCGGCGCGCGAGAAGGCGCACGGCGATGAGAAACTCGGCGTGGACATTGTCGTGCGGGCCCTCGAGGAACCCATGCGCCAGATCGCCGGCAACGCCGGCCGCGACGGCTCCGTCGTCGTGGCCGAAGCGCGCGAAATGCCCAAGACGCACGGCTTCAACGCCCTGACGGGGGAGTACGGCGACATGGTGAAGATGGGCGTCGTGGACCCCGTGAAGGTGACGCGGACGGCGCTTCAGAACGCGGCGTCGATCGCGGCACTGATGCTGACGGCCGACGTGATGGTGACGGAACTTAAGGAGGACGAGGAAGAAGAACTCGACTCTGAGGAGGCGGTGGCGTAG